The following is a genomic window from Nymphaea colorata isolate Beijing-Zhang1983 chromosome 3, ASM883128v2, whole genome shotgun sequence.
CTGGTGAGCTGTAATATATGAACCTTTTACCCTAGCTGGAAAAGACACGTTCCTTGTCCTCTGAGCTTGTAGACATCTTTTGgataaaattttccaaataGTGAGACTTTTGCTTCTCCACCTCTGTTGTAATTGCAATACTTGTATGCGAGCAAATGTGCTTGTGGTTGGGGATGCACAAATTATGCATAATGATTGTGTTGCACATCTTAATGCTTGTTGGGCATAAGGTGATACAAAAAAGGACCCAATTCTTGCGATTTGTGCCTTACCTTctgtaaaatttattttacGTGCATAGAAGAGGACTCATACACACAAGCTCTTGTAATTGAGTTCTTGTCTATGTAAGTATCTTTTCAAAAACTCAAATCCTACTAACATGTAAATGGCTAGTTACAAACTTGCTATGTGCATGTATCTTGAGAATGCATAATTAATGTGATTGCATAGGCTACTGAGTAATTGTAATCGTTTTCTGTAGGAATTTCATCTAGCAGTGTTGCAACTATTGGAGTTGGAGCTATCCAGGTTAAATTTTCTAGCATTGTTGAGAACCTCAGTTGATTTGAAAGTAAAAGTTTGAGGTAATCTGCAGTTAAGATCTTTTTGTCTCGTCTATGATAAttcttttagtttctttctctAGGTCATTATGGCGGTTGTCGTATTGTGGTTAGTGGACAGAACAGGCCGCAGAGTGCTGCTAATAGTGAGTTCTTTATGAACTTATTCACAACTAGTCTTCTGCCTAACATTCTAACACATGTTTCTTGTATAGATATCTACTGTCGGGATGACAGGAAGCCTGCTACTTGTGTCAGTTGCATTTTATGTGAAGGTCTGCATGCATTTGATTTAATAAAATGCAATTTTGCATTATCTTATATCTTAGAATAAAGGTTgctgttttccttttatttttttgaactaGGGATATATTGCAGAAAGTTCAAGATATTATAGTGCAATGAGCATTCTGTCTTTGGTTGGTCTCATGGTGAGTGTTCagcttttatattttaacaggTGGTCTTTTCTGATCTTCTTATTTTTCACTTGAATGATGGGGGTGTCATtttgtatatttcattttttcaggcatttgttgttttcttctgCCTTGCCATGGGGCCAATTCCATGGTTAATAATGTCTGAGGTACCACTTTATCAAACGTTTGGCTTCAAGTAATTTTAGTGTGCTATGTAAAAAACCTTTATCTTTGTCCAAAGAGATCTTGTTTTATTGAAAATGGGAAGAAGAGATGAGTGCCAAAGGCACATAGAACAGATGGATATTAAACATATGGTGCCCAAGGAGGGGGATGTTCCATGCTAAGCAAGGATCACTTCATGAACCCAGATAAACCATCAACTCAATGAATTAAAACTTCAACAAAAACTGATTACTTTCATGAATTATTCACATTTCAGACATATCATTGTATTTCTGATTGTGTTCAGAATGTTGCGATTATGTCAGACATAAGATTGTATTTCTGGTTGCCTCTCCAATTCCGCAtgtctttcatttctttgtctGTTTGTCTTCAGATTATGCCAATCAATATTAGGGGACTTGCTGGAAGCATTGCAACAATGGCCAACTGGCTTATGGCATGGATAGTTACAATGACTGCAGACCTACTCCTAAGTTGGAATGCtggaggtctctctctctctctctctcacacacacacacacacacatacatcaGAAGTGCTTTTACTTATTCCTAACCTGAACTGTATTTGCTCACTGCAGTGACCTTTACTGCTTACATGGTTATCAGTGCCTTGAATGTTctgtttgtgatatttttggtGCCGGAGACAAAGGGACGAAGTCTGGAAGAAATAGAGTCTTCATTCAGATAACAGTGTGATTGGAggaatattattttcttttggatgGCTTACCTATTTTTTCAGTTTCCACATAATTGAAGCTGCCAGCTTCAATCCGTATTTGTGGCTTTATCTTCATCTTTGAAATCAATCCATGCCATTTCCTCTTTTATGAGCTTTTTCAATAATCTTCTTGGTTTCTGTTTATTCACTTTATTGTGAACACTGCTGTAATCTGTGCAAATAGATCCACAGCTTGTGTATTTTCTCATTATGTGTCATTATTTCATGGTATATCAATGTTATCAGCATCCTTACCAAAGGTGTTTTACTCTGGGAAGTGATGCAGAGTATCTAGAATCTGCATGCATTTGTCGTACAAATTCAGTAACGTACTGGTCTGTGTTTGCTTTTTGTAATCTTTGCTTTCTGTTTGTTGTGAGCTCTCTGCTGTAATCTATGCAAATGAGTCCACAGCTTGTGCGCTTTCTCGAACCATGTCCTTATTTGGTGGTACGTCAATGTTTTCAGTATCCGTATAAAAGGTTAAGAAGGAGATCCAGCTGGAATTTGGTCAGATCTATAAGGTCAGACATTGGATAGATGTGGACATCGTTCATAAAATTTCAATGCTCAAGCGCTGAATTCCAATTGAGTGACACAAAATTTCATTATAGAATTATGTAGACTGCATTGTTTGATCTGGTTATGTATTCTTTGTTGGATCCCTTAATGGTTAATTTCTCGTGTCGTTGGTCAGTTGGAACCAGGTGCAAACctatttaaactttaaagtacCAGACTGTGAGAAGCCATTGTGCAGATTCACCTTGGCACTGTTTTTCTCCTCCCAGTAAGATGGACCTAAGTTCAGGCAAGTCTAGACAAAATTTGTGTATATTTGCTGGAAATGGGGAATAAAATTTGTGGGACTTCAAACTATATTCTCTTGGAAACAGAACCAAACAAAATACGGGAATCAAATCAACGTGTTTTTTGAAAGCTGAAAACTCCTTCAATGCCGGACCATTTGTAAATTGGCATTTGATGCTGGTCCATCTAGCCTGTTGATGCTGATTTTTTCTAGGCAACTCCCAGTGAAGCTGAACTTTATCAAATTTTTAACACATGGCCTTCTTCAATTCAATGCACACGCAAGTAGCTAGGATCACTTTATTAAGATTTATCCAATCATTGACTCGAAGCTGAATCCAGTTACTTTGTTTCGGTGAAAAAAACAGCATATGATCCAAGTACTTAAAAGTAATTCGATTTTGTAGGCATCTAATATCAGAACATTGAACCATGTCCAAACTCAATCTGAAATATGACATCAACGCGGACCTGAATATATACAAATATTAGAAGTTAAGTTACTCGAACTCGTATTCAAGTCAACATGAATCACTTAAAAACAGTGTCCATCTAGGTAAATCCGCTTAACAAAAACCTTGCGCTGCTGAAAGAATCGTCGTATATCTTACAGTACTAGTCTATGTCATTGGTCAGACCCCTCTTTCAGATTAAAGAAGCTCCAACCAACAGGAATCCAGATTTTCATGTATCACAGTCTTGCGTAGTGAGTACTTTTGTTGCAGAAATAATGCCATCTTCATGTAGAAGTCCACTGTGTTTTTGTTTCCTCGTCCAATGGAAACACGTACGGAACTTAGTAGAGGTGCTCTGCGAAGAAGACATTCGAGCAACTCTAATTCGCATGTTGCGCCAAAGAATGGAGAGATCTTAACTCTTTGAAGGTGGGGAAGCTTTAATTCGTCCTTGGTGTTGCTCTGATTACCAACGATGAAGGAGCAGAATTGCTCGCCTGAAAGTGGGAAATGATCAAGGACGTGAGTGTATCTGGTGCACCATTTATGCtgttaaaattagaaaaatttggaAGCTTTTCGGAAACTTACTGTTGTCAATTATGAGGCTCCGGAGTAGAGGGCAACGATCCAGCAGAGTAGCAACATCTAGCTGGTGTTCTTTCTTTATCGACGTCTGAAGCTTAAGCTTCCCCAATTTGTAAAACTTGCCGTTCCAACTACCTAAATCCTTTACACGAAAATGAAAGTAGTCAGTTGAGAACACTTGAAAGAATCAACTAGCTAGCTAGAACATGAGAAGTTGACGTTGCAACCATGAACAACAATGGAGGGAAAGCAAATGGACAATGGAACATACTGTAAAGATGCAGGGACAAGCTTGGAGGGAGCTTATGGAAGGACAACTTCGGAATAGTTTGCACGGATCTATTTCTTTCTGAAATCGACAGCAAGGGAACTCCAAGAGCTGTAAATTTGGTGCTTCGATCTCCAACCCTGCTATATCGTAACAGTCTTTAATGGTCAACTTGATAAGTCTTGGTGCAGAGATCTTGAGCTCCATTATCGCGTAGCAGTTCTCCAAAGTCAAGCTCTCAAGCATTGGGCAAGCCCCAACCATGCTAGAAACGAGAACCCCTGGCAGTACCATGTGCCCGAGGTTCAGACTTCTCATGGAACAGCAGAGGCCTTCTCCATCTTGCGGCAGAGACTCAAAGTAACAACCCTTCAATTCCATCACCTCCAGATATGAGCAATCAGAAGGCCGAAACTGCAGCCTGTAAGGAGACAACCGAAGGAAACGGTGAGAGCCACGATCTTCATAAGGTTCAATCGGCTGCAGGTCAAGGTGAATCTTCCTGGCTTTTTTAACTTGACAAACATGACGAAGCCATGTCTTGACAAGCCCATTGTATTTCCCTACCTCTATGGATAAGCGTAGGGTGAAACTACGCAGCTCTGCCTTATGGGCCATAATCAATCTGTCGATGACCGCCATGAGATGCAGCCTGCCAAGCGATTCCCCAACGACTGCTCTTCTACTGTAGTAGATATCGTGAAGCTGAGGGTCTTCCTCGTCCAAGATCAGATCAGGCATGTGCTGCCTCTTAGCCCACCATCCTCTTGACACGAAGGAAGTGCCGTTGTTAACTGCTGGACGATCAAACCCATCTGCTAAAATGTTGATCATCTTCTCTGCAACCTTCATATTCCCCATGCTCTGAACAGCAACACAAGAAAGTAATGTAAAGGAAACAGCTAATGGCAACGAAACGCATGCATGAAGTAAAAGTTTTGCGAGAAAGGAACGAGGCAATGATAACGAAACTCATGCATGAAGCAAAAGTATTGCCAGTTGCCACAGTgcaaaaaagaaacattgaggGAGggggtgaggagagagagagagagagagagagagagagagagagagagagagagagacggggaGAGAGGTGACCTAGCAACATGGAGTTCTTGCGTTAGATAGCAAGGAGAAGGTCATGGTGTAGTGATTATTTTCCTAAACTTTGTCTTTTAGTTTTCTGACAATTAATCCAAGAAACTTCAAAGCAGGAGATCAAGCTTTCCTTATTGGGTCATTACAGATTGTCATAAAAATCAGGGTGTCCTTCTATTGATTCATCTGCCTAGGTTCAATGCCAAAATTTTACGTGACATTTACATGAGCACAGAGAAAGACAGATTTATGTGACATTGGCATAAGTAAAATCTATACATGAGAAATGTATTCAGTCGCTTTTATAAAGTCTACTTAAGCATGCCATCTTCGTGAAGCCTTCAAAATATTATGAATTTATGAAAACAATGataattttaaatgtgcacataagtattttaaagttttgaaatcCTAGATCTGAgtgtttttgtttcaaaaactCATCTTAAATGCCCAAGAAACATGATTTGATTGTCAATCTATATTTTTCTTATGCATGGATATCTCCAcacaattattttttcaaaagatcaCTTAAAAGGAAGGGGGGTGTTTGAAACTGATGACTTTTATAATCAAGTGCATACTCTatgtagaaaaaaataaatataacagcaaagttttcatgtttcaacaTTTCATGTAAACATAATAAGTTAATATAGTTAAATTTAAGGAAACAGTTTTTACTTAAACGTAGACGTAACATTAATATTTCAAGTTCTAATTTTTATGAAACGAACCATATGAATGATACGTACGTCGTCAATTTTGGTCTATAAGGGTACCCACAAATAGAATTGTGAATAAGTTTTTATTTGCCTAAACACTGTATCTTTCCAATTTTTGACACATGGATCCTATATTGgctttgaaaatataatatagGAATTCATTTTGGGAAAAGACCAGCTTGAATGCATGCATAGTAATAGAATGTCTGTTGAAAGTCTATAAACATACTGAGAAATTTACGTTACATtttgtttgatagaatgctcccgCTATATATATGCGCTGATTCTCTAGCCACAACATTGTGACATTGAGCTACGATTCCGTTTTCTTGTGACGTAAAAGAACTCCAAACTTACCAAAACAATAAAGTAACAACATTCTgaataatatcataaaaaaaaaaccttaggAATCAGGATGTTGTATTCTAAGTAATCAAACAACAGACACATGAATTTCCCGTGATAAATTATTTTCAGATTCTTATCACcctgaatcaatttttttctacaaaaaatataCCCTGAGCAACTAACTAACTCCTTCGACCAAATTAAGCTGCTCTTACAAACAAGAAAACTGGAATATTCATTTATACCACGGTACTTTTGCAGAACTTTATTTAAGTCATCTGTAACCAAATCCCTCTCCTTCCCCATGCAGATCTATTAATGCGTTCTTGATGGCTGAGTTTAGGAAGTAAGAGACAGTTAGAAAACACCAGCAAATATGAAGAAGTTTTGGCAAAGCGTAAACACTGAATGTATCTGCCATTAAGAGCTTAAAAAAAATCTCCTAATAACCATGTTTTCTAGATCTTGTTAATGCAAAAAACTCGATTGAAGAACATCAAATCTAAAATTTCTCCTCAACAGGCACCTGCTTAGTTTTTAAGAACGGCTTCCAGAAAAGTGGTTACCACCAGGCTAACCAAGAACGTAATGCAAAGAAAACAGCCAAAAGCAACGAAACATTTCGCATGTATGATtgaagagagggagggaggtgAGGTACCATGATGAAGTTCCTGCCAGATGCTGTAGTTCTTGGCGCAGTGcggtgaagaagaagacagcACCTGAAGAGTTTAAATACTAATCAGAGAGAAAAGGATAAGTCAGATTGCTTTACTACTTTTATCTTTATCTTGAGATCAAGGTTTCCTTATTCGGCTCTTACGGATTAGCAGACTTATATTGATCCAGATAAACAATAAGATTGCTCGTCTAGTAACTCCGTAATTTCACTGCCAGTGAGAGGTTGTCCTtccttctctctatctctctgaaATATTTATCCAATGCTGGTTCGTTGTGGATAGAGCTGAACATGATCGGAGCTTGGGCAGCTCAATTTTATCCGTTGGAGTCTTAGCTTCAAGCCCGataatgtgatatttttttgcgtcaggttttttttttttttttttttttaaataaatacagTGAAGAAAACTAGCTCGAATGGAGAGACTAGGCCATTTCGCTTTAGTCATCATTAGGATTTGAACCAGTGACCAGCTGCCTATTGGCTTGCGCCGCTATTGGCTTCAGACATCACTACTTTTTGAACCAGCGCCAAGCTGCCTATTGGCTTACACCCCTTCAAGGCCGTTCCATTGTTGGTTTTAGACAAAATTAGGATTTGAACCAGTGACTAATTTGGTCAATTTGGTCGAACAACTTAAAAAGTTTAGATATAAATACTTCCAACAAATAGACTTGTAGATAAGCTTTGATTCAACAATACACAGACGAATTCCTGCATATTCTGTTATTCCAAATGTAGCATATGGAAAGGAATAATATTAGTGAGATCAGATCATCGAAGTTTCTCATCTAGTGTTGACTCTCGTAGCAGATCGTAAGCTAAACGGCTTTCTTGATTTTATGGCCATCTTTACATCCGATCCAGGAGATTTGAGAATATCCGAAGAAGCGGGGATACGAAGCATCTTCACGGTTTTACAACACAAACGGTGAATCTGAAATCTCCTGTTTTGTTTGAATGGTGAATTAATCTCTCAATCGCAGATGTAGATCCGATCTGACTCTGTCAAACATGGCCTACAATTGCAGTTCTAGTTCTGCTGACGTTAACTTCACAACGCATAATAAATAAACCTGTGCCCAATCTCAGTTCACGAGCACACCTCACAACTCAAAGTcttaaaaagtttatttttaaaatacgtGTACAGATTTTCTTTAACCTTCTTAAATAACAATATATTTTGAAGAGTTTGACAGATGGACATGatatttgtttttaaataattataagaatTTATTTTACTTAGTAAAAAAGACAAGCTTAATATAATACAAATTAAAGCATAACCAAGACATCATCTCGAGTCGTTGAAAGCAGCCTTAAATCGGGGAACGCAGAAGACTTTTACCTACACTCAAAACAGTGACATTAGTCTCTCATTCACTCGAAATATTACAAGGTCAACGTATGCATATCTAGATCCAGTTTCATATAGATATTATGAGATATGAACGCTGGGATCTTTATCAGCTTGCTCCTTTGGATCTTTACGTGACGCGGTATGAGGATTGTGAAGGCTCCCAGAAGTTGCTTTTGGTCCAGCCAAGCTAGTCGGCAGCTGAccttttattttagttttgcCTTCACCGTTCAACCAAATGGGAAGCGAATCTAAACTTTGGAGCATTTGTTTAATCTAAATCACATCATTGAATGCAATTGCCTTTGGCATTAAGACTAAGGACGGCATCCTGTTTGATCTTGGAAAAATGGAACAGAATAAATCTTAATTAACCATCTGTTCTTGTATTTGTTTAATCTAAATCACATCATTGAATGCAATGACCTTTGGCATTAAGATGAAGGACAGCATCCTGTTTGATCTTGGAAAAATGGAACAGAATACATCTTAATTGACCATCtgtttttgtatttgtttaatCTAAATCACATCTTTGAATGCAATTTCCTTTGGCATTAAGATGTAGGACTGCATCCTGTTTGATCTTGGAAAAATGGAACACAATAAATCCTAATTAACCATCTGTTTTTGTCGAGTAGATTGACCTTGAGCACTGTTGATGCAGTGGTAACTGATGAAGGCGATGAAAGTCCAAGCAGTAAACGGGAAAGTGACGGAGAGCTTGTAACTTTTCAGGAACTCGGGAGGAAGAAGCATCACATTCCCTGTAGTCAACGTTGGGTAATGGCGACTCCCCTGCCTCAATCTTCCTAACCCCACCAGAAGAATTAACGTCCCTTAGCTCTCTCCCTGTTCCTCTCTCAAGTTTTTCGACTCCACCACAAGGCTTTCTCCTCTGTCTCTCCCGACATGACTGCAACAAATTCTTCCGCTCCCCAGCtgtaacctctctctctctgcctctttctctctttgatgCGAATTTCTGTATCTGGGTGTTAATATCATTACATACAACTGCAGGTTCAGTGGCGGAAACGAAATGGCCAACTTGATTCTGTCGACCGGCGTTTTGCAGAAGGGGTGGAGCTGCGTGACGGAGctgcagcagcagcggcagccCTTCTCCGTCAAacccttccgcaggttcactaTCGTCGCCTTCAGCAGCAGCGCCGCCCCCACTATGGACGAGGCGCAAGGCTGGCTGGATCCCTCTCTCGAGCTGCTGGATAAGAGCAGCAGCAGTCCGCTGGCCTTCCTCGCCACCAAGGACAACACCAGGATCTCCATCCACCGCCCATCCCACTCTGccttcctccacctcctcctcaaCCCCGCTCTCACGGATCAGGTTCATCCTTCACCCCTTTCAATTCTTCTTTGTCTTGCTCCTCCTCTTCCCCGTTTCGTGCATTTACCTTCATTTCTGGAGTTTGAAAGAGTGAGGGGAACGAACATGGAATTGGAAAATTATGCACATTAGTACGGGGATTGATCGCAATTTCTTCTTTCGGTTTTCGGTTCCCCagttttattttatcattttcgtTTTTCTGATATGGGTTTCATCCTCGACGCTTGTTTGTTTGATCACCATAAATGTTTAATACGATCAGATTGTCGCTCGTCCTTACCAATTTCATCAATACGAAAGGATTAGTaagaattttaatgaaaaagttGCGATGCAGGGATTTGGAATTGTTGTACCTTGATCATTTCAATCGCCAATAAATTTACCGCTCATGTATTCACTTTTTCGTTTTCAATGCAACGGTAATGCGGTTACTGTGAAGAATAGGTAAGTGATATGTTTTATAGAGATATTTATAGGAGATAATTTGGAACATAAAATCCCAGAAGTCGCTTTTTAAATCTACTCAGAAAGATCTGAAGACTTTGTATATGAAATTTGTAACCGCACGCGGGAATATAAACGTTGGAAATTTCCAAGAACCCTTCGTTTTATTagaataattgaaaattttagtccGTGGATGCCAAAGGATTTGTTCTCTGGTAGCTGTTAATTTTTTCCAGGCGCGCCTTCATAGTGAAGCTATCCTTTTCCCTTTCGTTTCTTTACTAACCCTCTCCTTTATTCAAAGCCTCTTATGCTTTATTGGGCTGCGCCTCCTGGTTAGAAAAGAATCTTGCGGTAGGTGATGGACCTTTCAGAAGGACATCAAGATTCTGCGCTTGGCAAgttgacattatatatatataaacgtaCCCAATGAAGGATCTGAGATGCTTGAACAAGCAATCTTTTAAGTGGAGAGGGAACATAGTGTTATAGATCtaaaaattaacatatataatCACAATGCATGCATATTATAAGCATATGTTTCAAGAATGCAAtcttcttcttatcaaatgccTTCTTAAAGTCTTACCGAACAATGCCAATTTCGATAGTGGTGGAATTGCCCCCTCAAGATGCATCGAGTTGCTGTTGAAGTTTGGATCCAACAAATAGTTCCTCGAGGTTATTACCAAGCCTTCCTACTAAACGTATAATCAAATCTTTAACTCTTTCTTGATGCGGTTATATTCAAGAACTATATGAACACAACAAAATTCAGATGTCCCGATCTATCCAGCCAAATTCATTTGCTTCTGGTAGGGCATCTAATGCTCAAATCTGTTGCAGCTCAAGGAACTACAGCTCAAGAAACCAGGTGACCAGAAGAAACAAACCCAGCTCATACTGGTGGGTCGCTCCCTAGGGGGCTCAGTTGCCGCCTTGTTCGCTCTATGGCTCCTCAAGAAGCGGAGTGAAAGCAAAGATGCCCTCATAACCCCTATATGCATTACTTATGGATCCCCTTTCATTGGAGACGCCGGGCTGCAGAGAGCCATCAGCAAGGTTGAGAAACTGAAGTCCCACTTCTGGCACGTCGTTGGAAACGACGACATTGTCGCCCGTGCATTCGTCGTCCCAAGGCTAGCATCTCAGGTGGTTCCAGATGCACCTGCAGAGTTCAAGCCTTTTGGCACCTATTTTCTCTGCTCCAAAGTCGGTTGCACATGCGTGGATCATCCCGATTCAGTTCTTGATCTGCTGCAAATCAGGGATGTGGACCCTGCAGACCTGCATGTCCAGGCGTATGACTATGGTGCCGTGCTTCAGCAACTCAAGGAGAAGATCAGGAACAAAAGCAGTGCTCAACCGCGAGGCAACTCCTCAATCCAAATAGGATTATCTCTGCAGCTAGAAGCACTTGGAATAATGGCTCATCAGCACAAGGTacccaaaacttaaaatttttgagTTATATAATGGATTAAAGAGATTGAGTAGTTTGCTCAGCTTAGCTGATGGTTGAGAAGCGAACCAACATATTGACCGTCGACCTATTTGCCGCCAGTAATTTGTAATGTAGAACCCATATTTCATATGTTTTACGGAGATCGTTTTGATGTAAAGCTTGGTCCTCCAATGACAGGTGTTCTAATGTGAAACAGGATTTGCTGATTGAAATGGAATGCAGAGAGAGGGTTGTGGATATTAGAAGAAAAGGTGCTCAAAATCCCTCCAAGAAGTTCAATGACGCGAAGAAGCAGATGGCATTGCTGGAGTGGTACATGAAGAGGTGTGAGGAAGGGGAAATGGACTACTATGACTGCTTCAAAGAGAGAAACGCAGAGAGGGACTATGATGTCATCAATTTCAAGAACGTCCTCAACAGGTACTGGAAGGAGACGGTAGAGGAGGCCGAAAACAACCCGCAAACTAGCGACGTCCCGCTCCGAGACAGGTTTCTCTTCTCAGGCACGACGTACAGGCGCATGGTCGAGCCGCTCGACATTGCTGATTACTACAGGAAGCCCAGGAACAGGGACTACGTGAACAAGAAAAGGGCTCCCCACTACGAAACGCTGGAGAGATGGCACGAGGCTTCAGTGAAATCGAAGAAGGAAGAGCCGAAGGAGAAGAAAGCTAAGATCATGACAGAGGACTCGTGCTTCTGGGCACATGTGGAGGAGGCTGCGTTGACGGTGAAGGAGTTGAAGGGGAGGCGAGAACAAGGTGATATGGAACTGGATGGTCTCAGGAATAAGCTGAAAAACTTCGAAGGCTATGTCTGGAAGTTGATCG
Proteins encoded in this region:
- the LOC116250117 gene encoding senescence-associated carboxylesterase 101-like, which codes for MTATNSSAPQLFSGGNEMANLILSTGVLQKGWSCVTELQQQRQPFSVKPFRRFTIVAFSSSAAPTMDEAQGWLDPSLELLDKSSSSPLAFLATKDNTRISIHRPSHSAFLHLLLNPALTDQLKELQLKKPGDQKKQTQLILVGRSLGGSVAALFALWLLKKRSESKDALITPICITYGSPFIGDAGLQRAISKVEKLKSHFWHVVGNDDIVARAFVVPRLASQVVPDAPAEFKPFGTYFLCSKVGCTCVDHPDSVLDLLQIRDVDPADLHVQAYDYGAVLQQLKEKIRNKSSAQPRGNSSIQIGLSLQLEALGIMAHQHKDLLIEMECRERVVDIRRKGAQNPSKKFNDAKKQMALLEWYMKRCEEGEMDYYDCFKERNAERDYDVINFKNVLNRYWKETVEEAENNPQTSDVPLRDRFLFSGTTYRRMVEPLDIADYYRKPRNRDYVNKKRAPHYETLERWHEASVKSKKEEPKEKKAKIMTEDSCFWAHVEEAALTVKELKGRREQGDMELDGLRNKLKNFEGYVWKLIGNHALSTTVFFERSTFMKWWKQYESELQHSSEFTSYMKSGDYRCYK